Proteins from one Sulfurovum sp. TSL1 genomic window:
- a CDS encoding glycosyltransferase → MKSLKVLHCANFSESKLGQVFYSIDRKITNGLIRNGHFVYDFSYREVAKNSTFLKRKKLGRTKMNEKLLETIHNLNPDLLLLGHSELVYTSTLKKIKESFPDIKIAMWWVDPFDRITHINDRLPYLDTFFATTSPKYYKQFFTNRTNFEYMPNMCDDSIETLKAFENKAFEYDLIFIGRSDDNRKDFIHKLSEIEEIDFKIFGHNKKSLIFGQKFLNTVIKSKMAINYSRYNDIPLYSSDRIIQLLAQGCLVFSPKIPEFDTLFLNDEIIYFDDFEDLKEKLIFYKNNEEKRLEISKKGWEKAHKMFNSTLITEKMIQKIFNSFDKASQ, encoded by the coding sequence ATGAAAAGTCTAAAGGTGCTACATTGTGCAAACTTTAGTGAATCAAAGCTTGGTCAAGTATTTTATTCAATTGATAGAAAAATAACGAATGGGTTAATTAGAAATGGTCATTTTGTTTATGACTTTAGCTATAGAGAAGTAGCTAAAAATTCAACTTTTTTGAAGCGAAAAAAACTCGGTAGAACAAAAATGAATGAAAAGCTTCTTGAAACTATTCATAATCTTAATCCGGATCTGCTTTTGTTAGGACATTCTGAATTAGTCTATACAAGTACTTTGAAAAAGATAAAAGAATCTTTTCCAGATATTAAAATTGCTATGTGGTGGGTAGACCCTTTTGATAGAATAACACATATAAATGATAGATTGCCATATTTAGATACTTTTTTTGCGACAACCTCTCCAAAGTATTATAAACAATTTTTTACGAACAGAACAAATTTTGAGTATATGCCAAATATGTGTGATGATTCTATTGAAACATTAAAAGCATTTGAAAATAAAGCATTTGAGTATGATTTGATTTTTATTGGTCGAAGTGATGATAATAGAAAAGATTTTATCCATAAGCTTTCTGAAATAGAGGAGATTGACTTCAAAATTTTTGGTCATAATAAAAAATCCTTGATATTTGGTCAAAAATTTTTAAATACTGTTATTAAATCAAAAATGGCAATAAATTATAGCAGGTACAATGATATTCCACTCTATTCATCTGATAGGATCATACAATTATTGGCACAAGGTTGTTTAGTATTCTCTCCTAAAATTCCAGAGTTCGATACACTCTTTTTAAATGATGAAATCATATATTTTGACGATTTTGAAGATCTAAAAGAAAAACTCATTTTTTATAAAAACAATGAGGAAAAGAGATTAGAAATTTCAAAAAAAGGATGGGAAAAAGCACATAAAATGTTTAACTCAACTCTCATAACAGAAAAGATGATCCAAAAAATCTTTAACTCCTTTGATAAAGCATCGCAGTGA
- the wecB gene encoding non-hydrolyzing UDP-N-acetylglucosamine 2-epimerase: MKKVLLVFGTRPEAIKMAPLVKKLEKETSIQSKVCVTAQHREMLDQVLDMFDIKPDYDLNIMKPEQDLFDVTSNVLLGMKDVLADFNPDIVLVHGDTTTTSASSLAAFYNKIKVGHVEAGLRTGNIYSPWPEEANRQITGVLANYHFAPTTTSQKNLLNENKNEDSIIVTGNTVIDALFLALDKIENNPQLKNKIIASINSQYQLNDTKKLILVTGHRRENFGQGFINICEALKILALNNPDADIVYPVHLNPNVQKPVKEILSDVSNVFLIDPLHYESFIYMMNKSYFIITDSGGVQEEAPSLGKPVLVMRDTTERPEAIEAGTVKLVGTHSQTIIDEAQKLLDDENEYERMSKAHNPYGDGKACERIVDFIKRQYI; encoded by the coding sequence ATGAAAAAAGTACTTTTAGTATTCGGAACAAGACCAGAAGCCATAAAAATGGCACCTTTAGTAAAAAAACTTGAAAAAGAGACTTCCATTCAATCAAAAGTATGTGTAACCGCACAACATAGAGAGATGTTAGATCAAGTTCTTGATATGTTTGATATCAAGCCTGATTATGATTTGAATATTATGAAACCAGAGCAAGATTTATTTGATGTAACATCCAATGTTTTATTAGGTATGAAAGATGTATTAGCTGACTTTAATCCTGATATTGTGTTGGTCCATGGAGATACGACAACTACAAGTGCTAGTTCTCTTGCTGCTTTTTATAATAAGATAAAAGTAGGACATGTGGAAGCTGGTTTAAGAACTGGTAATATATATAGCCCTTGGCCGGAAGAAGCAAACAGACAAATAACTGGTGTGTTAGCTAACTATCACTTTGCACCAACCACGACAAGTCAAAAAAATCTTTTAAATGAAAATAAAAATGAAGATAGTATTATAGTCACTGGTAACACTGTGATTGATGCACTATTTTTAGCTTTAGATAAGATAGAAAATAATCCTCAACTAAAAAATAAAATCATTGCATCTATAAATTCTCAATATCAATTAAATGATACTAAGAAATTGATACTTGTAACCGGACACAGAAGAGAGAACTTTGGTCAAGGATTTATCAATATTTGTGAAGCACTAAAAATACTAGCATTAAACAATCCAGATGCTGATATAGTTTATCCAGTACACTTAAACCCAAATGTACAAAAACCTGTAAAAGAGATACTATCAGATGTATCAAATGTATTCTTGATAGACCCACTTCACTATGAAAGTTTTATCTATATGATGAATAAATCATATTTCATCATCACAGACTCCGGGGGTGTACAAGAGGAAGCACCTAGTTTAGGAAAACCGGTACTTGTAATGAGAGATACCACTGAACGACCAGAAGCAATTGAAGCAGGCACAGTGAAACTGGTGGGGACACATTCGCAAACGATCATAGATGAAGCACAAAAGCTTTTAGATGATGAAAATGAATATGAGAGAATGAGTAAAGCACATAACCCCTATGGTGATGGGAAAGCGTGTGAGAGAATTGTAGACTTTATAAAAAGGCAGTACATATGA
- a CDS encoding glycosyltransferase, which yields MKVLQFIASNGWGGAEKCFEELCNGLVKNIHVEVLLFKDNEIEDKLDPNIKIHKLTSMSDRHNPFLYFEIMKLIKNINPDIVHTHSAKASEIIYHLDRFTSAEHIATKTNPRKGRIFNKIDHVIAVSQDVAKSINNKNLKVIYNGLPYTINIPKQSFNSVFTLLSIGRLDKIKGFDILIKEVSKLDFPFHLNIVGEGKERTNLETLIMDLGLSDKVSLLGYREDIPSLIASSDLVVISSHSEGFGRVIVETLFYGKCLISTKVGISIEILPEKLFTDDFDIAKKVNEVYRHKENYYTLFSDLKKTRTEEFLIENCIQKHIDFYSEVQGNRKKLDKTGMNILMVSLDYPPTVGGITAHVYELSQALKSIGCDVSVATKFVDKNQKEFETVDGIDIYRFTLKYIGFTYGYQINKFLKKLVKEKHFDIIHIHGMRPLEFYNIKDIPLVYTNHTSGYLKRIKKGGYRIPLLKRLFSKPKLFLAPSEELLEVPFSFEAKKVFISNGVISSKFTRNEEIRKKLRTELSIKDDEKLAIMTRRMVWKNGINYLALATKYIKNDKLKLLFIGDGEQFQEVKTILEENFKNRFILLGSKKHDEIIDYYSASDLSILPSLMEATSISGLEAMAASLPLVGTKVGGIPVLIKDGVNGYLCEPKDPKDLAEKIDKLLENDFVQMGENSKKFVEEKFDWIQIAKETVNEYKELLK from the coding sequence ATGAAAGTGCTCCAATTTATCGCATCAAATGGATGGGGAGGAGCAGAAAAATGTTTTGAAGAGCTTTGTAATGGTTTAGTGAAAAATATTCATGTTGAGGTCTTACTTTTTAAAGATAATGAAATTGAAGATAAGTTAGATCCAAATATTAAAATTCATAAATTAACTTCTATGTCTGATAGACATAACCCTTTTTTATATTTTGAAATAATGAAGCTTATCAAAAATATTAATCCGGATATTGTTCACACACATAGTGCAAAGGCTAGTGAAATTATTTATCATCTTGATAGATTTACTTCTGCCGAGCATATAGCCACAAAAACAAATCCTAGAAAAGGAAGAATTTTTAATAAAATTGATCATGTAATAGCTGTCTCACAAGATGTTGCAAAATCAATTAATAATAAAAATTTAAAAGTGATTTATAATGGTCTTCCTTATACAATAAATATACCAAAGCAAAGTTTCAATTCTGTTTTTACATTACTTTCGATAGGGAGATTGGATAAGATTAAAGGATTCGACATTTTGATCAAAGAGGTCTCTAAGTTGGATTTTCCATTTCATCTGAACATTGTTGGTGAGGGTAAGGAAAGAACAAATCTTGAAACACTCATTATGGACTTGGGTTTATCTGACAAAGTCAGCTTGTTAGGATATAGAGAAGATATACCTTCTCTGATTGCTTCATCTGATCTTGTAGTTATTAGTTCACACTCTGAAGGCTTTGGAAGAGTAATAGTTGAAACACTATTTTATGGTAAGTGTCTTATCTCAACAAAAGTAGGAATCTCCATAGAGATACTTCCTGAAAAACTTTTCACTGATGATTTTGATATCGCAAAAAAAGTGAATGAAGTTTATAGACATAAGGAAAACTACTATACACTTTTTTCTGATTTGAAGAAAACACGTACAGAGGAATTTTTAATCGAAAACTGCATTCAAAAACATATTGACTTTTATAGTGAGGTTCAAGGTAACCGTAAAAAGTTAGACAAAACAGGTATGAACATACTAATGGTCAGTTTAGATTACCCACCTACAGTGGGAGGCATTACTGCACATGTTTACGAGCTCTCACAAGCTTTAAAAAGTATAGGGTGTGATGTGAGTGTAGCTACTAAATTTGTTGATAAAAATCAAAAAGAGTTTGAAACTGTAGATGGAATTGATATCTATAGGTTTACTTTGAAGTATATTGGGTTTACCTATGGGTATCAGATCAATAAATTTTTAAAAAAACTGGTAAAAGAAAAACATTTTGATATCATACATATACATGGTATGAGACCATTAGAGTTTTACAATATAAAAGATATTCCTCTTGTGTACACAAACCATACTTCCGGTTATTTGAAAAGAATAAAAAAAGGCGGATATAGAATCCCTCTATTAAAAAGACTGTTCAGTAAACCAAAATTATTTTTGGCACCAAGTGAAGAACTTCTTGAAGTTCCATTCTCTTTTGAGGCAAAAAAGGTTTTTATTTCAAACGGTGTGATCTCTTCTAAATTTACAAGAAATGAAGAAATTCGAAAAAAATTAAGAACAGAATTATCCATTAAAGATGATGAAAAACTAGCGATCATGACTAGAAGAATGGTTTGGAAAAATGGAATTAACTATCTTGCGCTTGCGACTAAATATATAAAAAATGATAAATTAAAACTACTGTTTATCGGTGATGGAGAGCAGTTTCAAGAAGTAAAAACTATTTTAGAAGAAAACTTTAAAAATAGATTTATTCTTTTGGGGTCCAAAAAACATGATGAAATAATTGATTATTATAGTGCCTCTGATCTGTCTATTTTACCATCCTTAATGGAGGCTACGAGTATCAGCGGGTTGGAAGCAATGGCTGCATCTTTACCTTTAGTTGGTACAAAAGTCGGTGGCATACCTGTTTTAATAAAAGATGGTGTCAATGGATATCTTTGTGAACCAAAAGATCCTAAAGATTTGGCCGAAAAAATTGATAAGCTTTTAGAAAACGATTTTGTACAAATGGGTGAAAATTCCAAGAAGTTTGTTGAAGAAAAGTTTGATTGGATTCAAATAGCCAAAGAGACAGTGAATGAATATAAAGAATTGTTAAAATGA
- a CDS encoding glycosyltransferase family 4 protein: MKIVQLLPELNEGGVERGTVELSRELVKLGHESIVISAGGKLKEQIIKEGGTHITFDVCSKNPLTAPFRIAKLRKILRELKPDILHARSRVSAWLTYFANKKLHIPFVTTVHGFNSVSFYSAIMTKGDRVICVSGAIKDYIQKHYHTEEKKITVIPRGIDLEKFNPQNLDQIFIEDFKKAYHLEERRIITTVGRITQLKDHQTFIRAIALLKKDDPKIAGLIVGGIREDKQEYFHSLEGLVKELDLEENIIFAGSQSKVAEIYALSDVVVSSSKKPESFGRSVAEALALNTPVVATNHGGVLDIIVEGKNGFFYPVGKEDSLANYIEQCSDLKFDGYEYITDIFSLKQMVDKTLKVYKEIVSNHYKFAHNERNKS; this comes from the coding sequence ATGAAGATAGTACAGTTATTACCAGAGCTGAATGAAGGTGGCGTAGAACGCGGTACGGTAGAGTTGAGCCGAGAATTGGTGAAGCTGGGGCATGAGAGCATCGTGATCAGTGCAGGGGGTAAACTGAAAGAGCAGATCATAAAAGAGGGCGGAACACATATCACTTTTGATGTTTGTTCCAAAAATCCTTTGACTGCTCCTTTTCGTATAGCTAAGTTGCGAAAAATATTGAGAGAATTGAAGCCTGATATCCTTCATGCACGAAGCAGGGTATCCGCATGGCTGACGTACTTTGCAAATAAAAAACTGCATATCCCTTTTGTGACCACAGTGCATGGGTTTAACAGTGTAAGTTTCTACAGTGCCATTATGACAAAAGGGGACAGGGTGATCTGTGTGAGTGGTGCGATTAAAGACTATATCCAAAAGCATTATCACACGGAAGAGAAGAAGATCACTGTGATCCCCAGAGGAATAGACTTGGAAAAATTCAATCCTCAAAACCTTGATCAAATATTTATCGAAGATTTTAAAAAAGCGTATCATTTAGAAGAGAGACGAATTATCACAACAGTAGGACGTATCACCCAACTCAAAGACCATCAGACCTTCATTCGTGCGATTGCTTTACTGAAAAAAGATGATCCAAAGATTGCAGGCCTGATCGTTGGAGGGATACGTGAAGATAAGCAGGAGTACTTTCATTCCCTGGAAGGTTTGGTTAAAGAGTTAGATCTAGAGGAGAATATCATCTTTGCAGGTTCACAAAGTAAAGTAGCAGAGATCTATGCTTTAAGTGATGTCGTAGTGAGCAGTTCTAAAAAACCAGAGAGTTTTGGTCGAAGTGTCGCTGAAGCCTTGGCCCTTAATACACCAGTAGTAGCTACAAACCATGGTGGGGTTTTGGATATCATTGTAGAAGGTAAAAACGGGTTCTTTTATCCTGTGGGTAAGGAAGATTCATTGGCAAACTATATTGAGCAATGCAGTGATCTGAAATTTGACGGGTATGAGTATATCACAGATATTTTTTCTTTGAAACAGATGGTAGATAAGACTTTAAAAGTATATAAAGAAATAGTATCAAACCATTATAAATTTGCACACAATGAAAGGAATAAATCATGA
- a CDS encoding ELM1/GtrOC1 family putative glycosyltransferase — protein MSRVLILNDGRMGHLNQSLAFVKYLNLSYDVVSVNFKNKWFKALSYLLDTIGMYTDKLFDIQIDRTYDMVVGTGSTTSYATKVFAKKMNARSVAMMLPRGYRYDFDIIFAQNHDNPPKQENIIEIPANFAYVEPKGLYKAGKQSIGIVIGGDNKLFTMDKEKLQAQLDTIVDAYKEYEIAITTSPRTSKEIEDLIASYAFDYEAIFSKNPINPIPDFLEQCETVFITGDSTSMISEAVSYGEANIVVLPLQSEKENKFTRFIDVLEKEGYLHIFDGTIKNKHKKIDFKAYLKDADL, from the coding sequence GTGAGTAGGGTGCTCATACTCAACGATGGCCGCATGGGGCATTTGAACCAGTCTTTGGCTTTTGTAAAGTATCTGAATCTATCTTATGATGTGGTGTCTGTCAATTTTAAAAATAAATGGTTTAAAGCATTGAGCTACCTACTTGACACAATAGGGATGTACACAGATAAACTGTTTGATATTCAGATAGACAGAACCTATGATATGGTGGTGGGTACAGGCTCTACCACATCCTATGCGACGAAAGTCTTTGCCAAGAAAATGAACGCAAGATCTGTAGCCATGATGCTGCCCCGTGGGTATCGCTATGATTTTGATATCATCTTTGCCCAAAACCACGATAACCCGCCTAAACAAGAAAATATCATAGAGATACCTGCAAACTTTGCTTATGTGGAACCTAAAGGGCTCTACAAGGCAGGAAAACAATCCATAGGTATAGTCATTGGCGGAGACAATAAACTTTTCACGATGGATAAAGAAAAACTACAAGCACAATTAGACACGATAGTTGATGCATACAAAGAGTATGAGATTGCTATCACCACATCCCCTAGAACCAGTAAAGAGATAGAAGATCTGATAGCGTCCTATGCTTTTGATTATGAGGCGATCTTCTCTAAAAATCCCATCAATCCTATTCCTGATTTTTTAGAGCAGTGCGAAACGGTGTTTATCACCGGAGACAGTACATCGATGATCTCTGAAGCGGTCTCTTATGGTGAAGCAAATATTGTTGTCTTGCCTTTGCAGAGTGAAAAAGAAAACAAATTTACACGCTTTATAGATGTTTTGGAAAAAGAGGGGTATTTGCACATTTTTGATGGAACGATTAAAAATAAACATAAAAAAATAGATTTTAAAGCCTATTTGAAAGATGCAGATCTATGA
- a CDS encoding lysophospholipid acyltransferase family protein, with the protein MREKTEYAFVRLFLWLAKIAPASFIYTMMKALTLLVYYVDKKRRHLTITNLTMAFPEKTRQEIMVLSKEVYKELSKTISEILLMFTGKFDIDHAIKNREEAKEKLQELAQNSQHGIVFMTAHFSNWELMAHFIAKNGFPMAVIGRKGNNRLIEEHITTPFRETYGNSAVSKDKAMLSMMKRLKAKGNVGLLIDQKSGGSLSAKIDFFGKPATTTLSVASLKLKLDPLIVPVFVVRDSDGLYELVIHDPVAYVAEEIEDQQQKLEAMTLRYNQAIEDIVKKYPAQWFWMHNRWRL; encoded by the coding sequence ATGAGAGAAAAAACAGAGTATGCTTTTGTAAGACTATTTTTGTGGTTGGCAAAGATAGCACCTGCATCATTCATTTATACTATGATGAAAGCGCTTACCCTTCTTGTCTACTATGTAGATAAAAAAAGACGACATCTCACCATCACAAACCTCACTATGGCGTTTCCTGAGAAAACCCGTCAAGAGATAATGGTTCTCTCCAAAGAAGTCTATAAAGAACTCTCTAAAACCATCTCTGAAATTCTCTTGATGTTCACGGGAAAGTTCGATATCGACCATGCGATCAAAAACAGAGAAGAAGCCAAAGAAAAATTACAAGAACTGGCACAAAACAGCCAACACGGTATTGTCTTTATGACGGCACATTTCTCCAACTGGGAACTCATGGCACATTTTATTGCCAAGAACGGATTCCCCATGGCAGTGATTGGCCGTAAAGGGAACAACAGACTGATTGAAGAGCATATTACAACACCGTTCCGTGAAACATACGGCAACAGTGCTGTAAGTAAAGATAAAGCCATGTTGTCGATGATGAAAAGATTGAAGGCAAAGGGCAATGTCGGACTGCTTATCGATCAGAAATCGGGAGGTTCCCTGAGTGCCAAGATAGACTTCTTCGGGAAACCTGCTACGACAACACTCTCTGTAGCCTCACTTAAATTGAAGCTTGATCCTTTAATTGTACCTGTTTTTGTGGTGAGAGACAGTGACGGACTGTATGAGCTGGTGATCCATGACCCTGTTGCGTATGTGGCAGAGGAGATCGAAGATCAGCAGCAGAAGCTCGAAGCGATGACCTTGAGATACAATCAGGCGATAGAAGATATCGTAAAAAAATACCCTGCGCAATGGTTCTGGATGCATAACAGGTGGCGACTGTGA
- the hisH gene encoding imidazole glycerol phosphate synthase subunit HisH, translating to MIGIVDYHMGNLASVINAFAKVGADATLESDPAKLSQYDKLILPGVGAFGDAMAHLKTNGMDKAVIDFAASGKPLLGICLGMQLLFESSEEFGTTKGLGLIPGKVVAFDEGRFDHHLKVPHMGWNELFQQKETAIFEGMKKDFYLYFVHSFHAVCDDAYAIGKTHYGYEFVSAVQNGNIYGIQPHPEKSHENGLKIIENFAKL from the coding sequence GTGATAGGAATCGTCGATTACCACATGGGGAACCTGGCCTCAGTTATCAATGCGTTTGCTAAAGTCGGGGCAGATGCCACCTTGGAGAGTGACCCAGCTAAACTGAGCCAATATGACAAACTCATCCTGCCCGGGGTAGGTGCATTTGGCGATGCTATGGCACACCTCAAAACAAACGGTATGGATAAAGCGGTCATTGATTTTGCTGCGTCTGGCAAACCGCTTTTGGGTATCTGTCTTGGTATGCAGCTGCTCTTTGAAAGTTCCGAAGAGTTTGGGACAACCAAAGGTTTGGGACTCATCCCCGGTAAAGTGGTCGCTTTTGATGAAGGTAGATTTGACCATCACCTCAAAGTACCGCATATGGGCTGGAATGAACTCTTCCAACAAAAAGAAACGGCTATTTTTGAGGGAATGAAAAAAGACTTTTATCTCTACTTTGTCCACTCCTTCCATGCAGTCTGTGATGACGCGTATGCCATAGGAAAAACACACTATGGCTATGAGTTTGTATCGGCTGTGCAGAATGGAAACATTTACGGCATCCAGCCACACCCTGAAAAAAGCCATGAAAATGGTTTGAAGATCATAGAAAATTTTGCAAAATTATAG
- the hisA gene encoding 1-(5-phosphoribosyl)-5-[(5-phosphoribosylamino)methylideneamino]imidazole-4-carboxamide isomerase, producing MTILPAIDLKDGKAVRLSKGLMESAKIYSDEPWQVAKRFEELGSEWVHLVDLNGAFAGKPENLEQIKKIREHCNLKLELGGGIRDEETIKMYLELGIDRLILGSIAVKNPQFVKDMAAKYPIVVGIDAIDGMVAVEGWGEVSDMKATDLAKEFANAGVQAIICTDVGRDGMMTGVNVDFTLEIQKASGVETIASGGLKDMTDIHALIEAGIDGTIVGKAFYEGTLDLEEAFKVSNER from the coding sequence ATGACAATACTACCAGCGATAGACCTTAAAGACGGTAAAGCAGTAAGACTAAGCAAGGGGCTCATGGAGTCTGCCAAGATATACTCGGATGAACCTTGGCAAGTGGCCAAACGGTTTGAAGAACTTGGGAGTGAATGGGTACATCTTGTTGATCTTAACGGTGCATTTGCCGGTAAACCTGAAAACCTGGAACAGATCAAAAAAATCCGCGAACACTGCAACCTCAAACTTGAACTGGGTGGAGGTATCCGTGATGAAGAGACCATCAAGATGTATTTGGAACTGGGTATCGATCGATTGATCTTAGGTTCTATTGCCGTAAAAAACCCTCAGTTTGTGAAAGATATGGCAGCAAAATACCCTATCGTTGTCGGTATCGATGCTATAGACGGGATGGTCGCTGTAGAAGGCTGGGGAGAAGTGAGTGATATGAAAGCCACTGACCTCGCAAAGGAGTTTGCCAATGCAGGTGTACAAGCGATCATCTGTACCGATGTTGGCCGTGACGGCATGATGACAGGGGTCAATGTAGATTTCACGTTGGAAATTCAAAAGGCGTCAGGCGTTGAGACGATTGCTTCTGGCGGGTTAAAAGATATGACAGATATCCATGCACTTATAGAGGCAGGCATCGACGGTACGATTGTCGGTAAGGCGTTCTACGAGGGAACACTTGATCTGGAAGAAGCGTTTAAGGTATCAAATGAAAGATAA
- a CDS encoding 50S ribosomal protein L11 methyltransferase translates to MKDKYYELTITLKDDFVDFIADFIANIYGEGLELGTGKIIVRSESDLTFVKDALVSLSGTLSNAIKMDYTLEEKENVDWIKTYQDSIQPIEAGKFYIFPSWYAPKEDFINIKIDPALAFGSGHHATTFSCLEAISTYVDADKSVIDVGCGSGILGLACKKLGANVELCDTDPLSVESCKENFALNEETYDKLWEGSIDKAEGSYDVVIANIIADVLRFIAKDLKSACKEDGLLILSGILDKKENLVVESFKELTLVKRILKDEWVTLVYKKEING, encoded by the coding sequence ATGAAAGATAAGTATTATGAACTGACCATCACACTGAAGGATGATTTTGTAGATTTTATAGCAGACTTCATTGCCAATATTTATGGTGAAGGACTGGAACTTGGGACAGGGAAGATCATTGTGCGAAGTGAATCTGATTTAACTTTCGTTAAAGATGCGCTTGTATCATTGTCCGGTACTTTAAGTAATGCCATTAAAATGGACTATACACTGGAAGAGAAAGAAAATGTCGACTGGATAAAGACCTATCAAGACTCTATCCAACCTATAGAGGCCGGTAAATTCTACATCTTCCCAAGCTGGTATGCGCCCAAAGAGGATTTTATCAATATCAAAATAGACCCTGCACTTGCTTTTGGTTCAGGACACCATGCCACGACCTTTTCATGTTTAGAGGCTATCAGCACTTATGTCGATGCAGATAAGTCTGTCATAGATGTCGGTTGCGGTTCCGGTATCTTGGGTCTTGCGTGTAAAAAACTGGGAGCGAACGTAGAACTTTGTGACACGGACCCTCTCTCGGTGGAGAGCTGTAAAGAGAACTTTGCTTTAAACGAAGAGACCTATGACAAACTCTGGGAAGGCTCTATAGACAAGGCTGAAGGTAGCTATGATGTGGTCATAGCAAATATCATAGCGGATGTACTCAGATTTATCGCCAAAGATCTAAAATCTGCCTGTAAAGAAGATGGACTATTGATACTTTCAGGTATTTTAGATAAAAAAGAGAACCTGGTAGTAGAATCCTTTAAAGAACTGACACTGGTAAAAAGAATACTTAAAGATGAGTGGGTCACACTCGTATATAAGAAGGAAATAAATGGCTAA